The Phocoena sinus isolate mPhoSin1 chromosome 17, mPhoSin1.pri, whole genome shotgun sequence genome contains a region encoding:
- the LOC116742213 gene encoding protein BEX4-like: protein MPRSKGRPSCRSLPSPSLRECGAGAAPKSKRRGRSRSASRSVVAAHLQQESGGAGDREDRPRSNDVQRGTSSKNSQHGKYPTGKGRHIDHNEVGDDVEKHVGQMMEIRRKTKKQQMRHHLRYQTPEPDNHYEFCLIS from the exons ATGCCGCGCTCTAAAGGTAGACCAAGCTGTCGCTCGCTGCCTTCTCCGTCCCTGCGGGAGTGCGGGGCGGGGGCGGCCCCCAAAAGTAAGAGGCGCGGGAGGAGCAGGTCTGCGAGTCGAAGTGTCGTGGCGGCGCACTTGCAGCAAGAATCGGGAGGGGCAGGAGACCGCGAGGATAGGCCCAGGAGCAATGACGTCCAAAGAGGAACAAGcagtaaaaattctcaacatggAAAATACCCTACAGGAAAGGGAAG GCATATTGATCACAATGAAGTGGGGGATGATGTAGAAAAGCACGTAGGGCAGATGATGGAAATCAGGAGAAAGACTAAGAAGCAGCAAATGAGGCATCATTTGCGCTACCAAACTCCTGAACCTGACAATCATTATGAGTTTTGCCTTATATCTTGA